A DNA window from Candidatus Thermoplasmatota archaeon contains the following coding sequences:
- a CDS encoding HTH domain-containing protein: MIEVKTGTMEEKILRILQEHYPVTVEELSKKLHISRATTEFELVKLQSKGIVALEPLPGRTFIRLLRNDFRFIGRKYQEKFIKRKRRKMQVGKEENKDDVMFG, encoded by the coding sequence ATGATTGAAGTGAAAACCGGTACGATGGAAGAAAAAATACTGAGGATTTTGCAGGAACACTACCCGGTTACCGTTGAGGAGTTGAGCAAAAAACTTCACATATCCAGAGCAACCACAGAATTTGAACTGGTTAAACTTCAGTCGAAGGGCATTGTGGCTTTGGAGCCGCTCCCGGGCAGGACTTTTATAAGACTCCTGAGAAATGATTTCAGGTTTATAGGGAGAAAGTATCAGGAAAAATTTATTAAAAGGAAGAGGAGAAAGATGCAGGTGGGCAAGGAAGAAAATAAGGATGACGTCATGTTTGGATGA
- the purC gene encoding phosphoribosylaminoimidazolesuccinocarboxamide synthase: protein MENIGEKKLIRKGKVKEVYDIGDGKLEFLFTDSISVFDKIVSTGIKHKGEILCRISAFWFKKCEQMGVKTHFIDAGKNTMHVKKFNIIKDYSKIDERTTNYVIPLEVIARYYVAGSFYERMKSENMKYGTKLQKPIIEFTTKFEEYDRMLSEEDAMKIAGLNKEGIERIKDVVLNIDEYMHSEVEKKGFIHVDGKKEFAFDGERNLVLIDTFGTPDEDRFWDAKKYANGGFEELSKEFVRSYYRRIGYYSALSRARQNMTPEPAIPPLPEDMAEKVSLLYISLYEKITGEKFR from the coding sequence ATGGAGAATATTGGCGAGAAAAAACTAATTAGGAAGGGAAAGGTGAAAGAGGTTTATGATATTGGTGATGGCAAGCTTGAATTTCTTTTCACTGACAGCATTTCTGTATTTGATAAAATAGTATCTACGGGCATAAAACATAAGGGAGAGATACTGTGCCGCATTTCTGCTTTCTGGTTCAAAAAATGTGAGCAAATGGGCGTTAAAACACATTTCATAGATGCAGGGAAGAACACCATGCACGTCAAAAAGTTCAATATAATAAAGGATTATTCAAAAATAGATGAGAGGACAACGAATTATGTCATACCTCTGGAAGTAATAGCCAGGTATTACGTGGCAGGATCGTTTTATGAGCGGATGAAAAGCGAGAATATGAAATATGGTACAAAACTGCAAAAGCCGATTATAGAATTCACAACAAAATTCGAGGAATACGACAGGATGCTGAGCGAGGAGGATGCGATGAAAATTGCTGGTTTGAATAAAGAGGGAATAGAACGGATAAAGGATGTTGTCCTGAACATAGATGAATACATGCATTCAGAGGTTGAAAAAAAAGGGTTTATCCACGTCGACGGCAAGAAGGAGTTTGCATTTGATGGAGAAAGAAACCTCGTTTTGATTGATACATTCGGAACACCAGATGAGGACAGATTCTGGGATGCAAAAAAGTATGCCAACGGGGGATTTGAAGAGTTGAGCAAAGAATTTGTAAGGTCATATTATAGGAGGATAGGATATTACAGTGCCCTTAGCAGGGCTAGGCAGAATATGACGCCGGAGCCGGCAATCCCTCCGCTGCCAGAAGACATGGCAGAAAAAGTAAGTTTGCTTTATATTTCGCTATACGAAAAAATTACGGGGGAAAAATTCAGATAA
- a CDS encoding type II toxin-antitoxin system HicA family toxin → MKLPVVSSRKVIKALSSAGFKISRQSGSHVIMTKQEREKITVVIPKHVAIARGTLVSIISQSGLSREEFCKLLERKFQKKI, encoded by the coding sequence ATGAAACTGCCTGTAGTTTCTTCGAGAAAGGTCATCAAAGCTCTTTCTTCTGCAGGTTTCAAAATTAGCAGGCAGTCAGGCAGCCACGTAATCATGACCAAACAAGAACGTGAAAAGATAACGGTCGTGATACCAAAACATGTAGCGATTGCAAGAGGAACTTTAGTGAGCATAATATCACAAAGCGGTTTGAGTAGGGAAGAGTTTTGCAAATTATTGGAACGGAAGTTCCAGAAAAAAATTTGA
- a CDS encoding type II toxin-antitoxin system HicB family antitoxin yields MSKRAFDIAVNEELVNGKKVFVAHCLNLGIASQGHSYEEAIKNIEDAINLYLEECPEKQSKGQQELLPPIATRIFL; encoded by the coding sequence ATGTCTAAAAGAGCATTTGACATAGCAGTTAACGAGGAACTAGTTAATGGTAAAAAGGTTTTTGTAGCCCATTGTCTAAATCTCGGTATAGCAAGCCAAGGACACAGTTACGAAGAAGCGATAAAAAACATAGAGGATGCCATTAATTTATATTTGGAGGAATGTCCTGAAAAGCAGTCAAAGGGGCAGCAGGAATTACTCCCTCCGATAGCAACAAGGATATTCTTATGA